In one Sulfoacidibacillus ferrooxidans genomic region, the following are encoded:
- a CDS encoding class I SAM-dependent methyltransferase, with product MDYHDALAALGAGSAHPGGFSITREWMAQIALTTDDKVLEIGCGTGRTSCEIAQRFGCVVLGVDRNVNMIHKARKRAMELQAPVQFSVVSGDTFPFPDGEFDAIIAESVSVFNEPLTVLHEYYRLLKATGMAIDVEMCANSPLPPDVFYAFQEMYGAKCVPTMTQWKQYYRAAGFSSIRILRSGPVPSSPVFDSDVDSLAPILTDADAYSEDVYRIMNDNQLVMHNYAKWLNFAVIVAQK from the coding sequence ATGGACTATCATGATGCGCTAGCAGCGCTTGGAGCAGGTAGCGCTCATCCTGGAGGTTTTTCTATTACGCGTGAGTGGATGGCTCAAATTGCACTCACAACAGATGATAAAGTACTTGAAATTGGTTGTGGAACAGGGAGAACAAGTTGTGAAATTGCTCAGCGTTTTGGTTGTGTAGTACTTGGTGTAGATCGAAATGTGAATATGATTCATAAAGCACGCAAACGCGCAATGGAATTACAAGCACCAGTACAATTTTCTGTGGTTAGCGGAGATACATTTCCATTTCCAGACGGTGAGTTTGATGCCATTATAGCAGAATCGGTTAGCGTTTTTAATGAACCACTTACGGTGTTACATGAATACTACCGCCTTTTAAAGGCTACGGGTATGGCGATTGATGTAGAAATGTGCGCTAATTCACCACTTCCACCGGATGTTTTTTATGCATTTCAAGAGATGTATGGTGCCAAATGTGTTCCGACAATGACACAGTGGAAGCAATATTATCGCGCAGCTGGATTCTCAAGTATCCGTATTTTGCGTTCAGGCCCAGTGCCGAGTAGTCCGGTCTTTGATTCAGACGTTGATTCATTAGCTCCTATCCTTACGGATGCTGATGCGTATAGTGAGGATGTATATCGCATCATGAACGACAATCAACTAGTTATGCACAATTATGCTAAGTGGTTAAATTTTGCTGTTATCGTAGCACAAAAATGA
- a CDS encoding metallophosphoesterase, which yields MQKGASPIRIFAIADTHLSFGVDKPMSVFGEQWDGYEQRMAMMWRDMITPDDVVLIAGDISWAMREQEVIPDMAYLASLPGQKVLLKGNHDYWWSTKKKVKQLAGDNTYVLQADAVLLPQCTIVGTRGWELPATNKETTFDDEKIYHREIERLRLSLEAGVKQKQPMIAMMHYPPLATKEDATPFTDLLEQYQVQHCVYGHLHGHAHRFRVEGDVRGVQYHLVAADFLDFRPIELTVVH from the coding sequence TTGCAAAAGGGGGCAAGTCCAATTCGAATTTTTGCGATTGCAGATACGCATTTGTCTTTTGGCGTTGATAAACCTATGTCTGTATTTGGTGAACAGTGGGATGGTTATGAACAACGCATGGCTATGATGTGGCGCGACATGATTACACCAGATGATGTTGTACTTATTGCTGGAGATATTTCTTGGGCTATGCGCGAGCAAGAAGTCATCCCTGATATGGCATATCTGGCAAGCTTACCTGGACAAAAAGTATTGTTAAAAGGAAATCACGATTATTGGTGGAGCACGAAAAAAAAAGTAAAACAATTGGCTGGTGATAACACCTATGTTTTGCAAGCAGATGCTGTTTTATTGCCACAATGCACGATCGTAGGAACACGCGGTTGGGAACTCCCGGCGACAAATAAAGAAACGACGTTTGATGATGAGAAGATTTATCACCGTGAAATTGAACGTTTGCGTTTATCATTAGAGGCTGGAGTAAAGCAAAAACAACCGATGATTGCTATGATGCATTATCCACCATTAGCTACTAAAGAGGACGCGACTCCATTTACAGACCTTCTCGAACAATATCAAGTGCAGCATTGTGTATATGGTCACTTACATGGACATGCACATCGTTTCAGAGTTGAAGGCGATGTGCGTGGTGTCCAATATCATCTAGTTGCAGCAGATTTTCTTGACTTTCGTCCTATCGAACTAACTGTTGTGCATTAA
- the folE gene encoding GTP cyclohydrolase I FolE produces the protein MSGFDQKKIEIAVRMILEAIGEDPDREGLLDTPARVGRMYSEVFSGLHQDPREQLKTIFNEDHNEVVLVKDITFYSMCEHHLVPFYGHAHVAYIPQGARITGLSKLARLVESTARRPQLQERLTSTIANALVDRLDPAGVAVMIEAEHMCMAMRGVNKPGTKTLTTAVRGILATDTNKRKEVFDLMHNS, from the coding sequence ATGAGTGGCTTTGACCAAAAAAAAATTGAAATTGCTGTGAGAATGATTTTAGAAGCAATCGGAGAAGATCCTGATCGCGAAGGATTACTTGATACACCTGCACGAGTGGGTCGCATGTACAGTGAAGTGTTTTCCGGATTGCATCAAGATCCGAGAGAACAGCTAAAAACGATTTTTAACGAGGATCACAATGAAGTGGTTCTCGTTAAAGATATTACTTTTTATAGCATGTGTGAGCATCATCTTGTCCCATTTTATGGACATGCTCATGTGGCCTATATTCCACAAGGTGCTCGTATTACCGGTTTATCAAAACTAGCTCGGCTTGTCGAATCTACTGCACGTCGGCCACAATTGCAAGAGCGCTTAACATCGACGATTGCCAATGCATTAGTGGACCGTTTAGATCCTGCTGGCGTAGCTGTTATGATTGAAGCTGAGCATATGTGTATGGCCATGCGCGGTGTAAATAAACCAGGAACGAAAACATTAACTACGGCTGTAAGAGGTATTTTAGCTACAGATACAAATAAACGAAAAGAAGTATTTGACTTAATGCACAACAGTTAG